Proteins encoded in a region of the Oncorhynchus gorbuscha isolate QuinsamMale2020 ecotype Even-year linkage group LG16, OgorEven_v1.0, whole genome shotgun sequence genome:
- the LOC123998949 gene encoding uncharacterized protein LOC123998949, producing the protein MMPQQSMDRCEVSENCHHHSPGAQGSQRRLVSGLLLWVGLLTVSHVVSITLLVITRPHALPLPEIVSAPKPTADSSLSIPLESQRVPWQMLTFEPTSIDDNDVSVARSGIKWKTQSKANNFVSLKGGSLTINQDGCYFLYLQVTLETPEVSGQHIVRVNKPNRVLLEVRMTNTSLSTGFLGRAVDLAASDTLTVTVSPGARINTSYTATYLGIIGPKLYL; encoded by the exons ATGATGCCGCAGCAGTCAATGGATCGCTGTGAGGTTTCAGAGAACTGCCACCATCATAGCCCGGGGGCCCAGGGGAGCCAGCGGCGCCTGGTCAGTGGACTCCTTCTCTGGGTCGGTCTTCTCACCGTCAGCCACGTGGTCTCCATCACCCTACTCGTCATCACCAGGCCACATGCACTG CCTCTGCCAGAAATAGTTTCAGCTCCAAAACCCACAGCAGACTCATCTCTG AGTATACCTCTGGAGTCACAAAGAGTGCCatggcaaatgctcacctttgaacCCACAAGTATAGACG ATAATGATGTCTCGGTGGCGAGAAGTGGGATCAAGTGGAAGACTCAGTCCAAGGCGAATAATTTTGTCTCCCTAAAGGGCGGATCCCTGACCATCAACCAGGATGGTTGTTACTTCCTGTATCTTCAGGTGACTCTGGAGACACCAGAGGTGTCTGGACAGCACATAGTGAGAGTGAACAAGCCCAACAGAGTCCTGCTGGAAGTAAGGATGACCAACACCTCCCTCAGCACAGGGTTCCTGGGCAGGGCTGTGGATCTAGCAGCCTCTGACACCCTCACAGTCACTGTCTCCCCTGGTGCCAGGATCAACACCAGCTACACCGCCACATACCTGGGCATCATAGGTCCAAAATTATATCTGTAG
- the LOC123998947 gene encoding tumor necrosis factor ligand superfamily member 14-like: MAEGGVPYPSVFMVDSHAAYPPLPPKPRPPGRGGVAQSLLFLLVGLALCGLAIEACFIYHLYSKQGSAESGSASMSIQDHEEFPKEVPPTSRPNPIVLPSKPVAHLTAGPQAPHGDGVMVWNMQAEPILHEMEYKAGKLVIQKEGYYYVYSKIFFSEVDVAFTHSVCRTTPRYLGKDIELLKSRRYHPKFGKMMSTSNSYLGGVFHLFEDDSLFVKVKNVTQVRIQYSTENVFGIYMI; encoded by the exons ATGGCTGAGGGTGGTGTCCCGTACCCCTCCGTGTTCATGGTGGATAGCCATGCAGCCTACCCACCGCTGCCCCCCAAACCGAGACCTCCTGGTCGGGGTGGTGTGGCCCAAAGCCTGCTGTTCTTGCTGGTTGGTCTGGCTTTGTGTGGATTGGCCATAGAGGCCTGCTTCATCTACCACCTCTACTCCAAACAGGGATCT GCGGAGTCAGGGTCAGCTAGTATGAGTATCCAAG ACCATGAGGAATTTCCGAAGGAGGTTCCCCCAACTTCAAGACCAAACCCTATTGTGTTGCCTTCAAAACCTGTTGCACATTTGACAG CTGGACCTCAAGCACCCCATGGAGATGGAGTCATGGTATGGAACATGCAGGCAGAACCAATCCTCCATGAAATGGAGTACAAAGCTGGGAAGCTTGTCATCCAGAAGGAAGGCTACTACTACGTCTACTCTAAGATCTTCTTCAGTGAGGTCGATGTTGCGTTCACACACTCGGTCTGCAGAACTACTCCACGGTACCTTGGGAAGGACATTGAACTCCTTAAGTCCAGGAGATATCACCCCAAGTTTGGGAAAATGATGTCCACATCAAACAGCTACCTGGGAGGGGTGTTCCACCTCTTTGAAGATGACTCCCTCTTTGTCAAAGTGAAAAATGTCACTCAAGTTCGGATACAATATTCCACAGAGAACGTGTTTGGTATCTATATGATATAA